Proteins co-encoded in one Prescottella sp. R16 genomic window:
- a CDS encoding FAD-dependent oxidoreductase, which produces MGVAGFDEEFDVVVVGSGAAGSAAALAAQRAGAAVLVVEKCDEDVAGGNTRVSGGGWWVNADPQRARTFLRSLCGPFPLPDDVVDAWADETAANSQWMKELGADVALSAEYHTEPEYLGEEGSDCYAGMDAIGGRLGNSLLFDFLRKAVAESGIEIRYATPAGELITDDGIVTGVVVGSGSGSRRIAARGGVVLATGGFAGNPQMVHDYLRVHDHVLWGSPASTGDGHHLAQSVGADLWHMDNMATITGVRGDDGSGHYLALWGAHNYLFVSEEGRRFVDESAVAYPNHGHIRRDGAWELFPLRPFRLVFDERMRTAGPLSPTADVLPVGWNLLMNGSRWSADNSAEIDRGWIRRAESIAELAQIMDIDPATLERTVTLYNEACAAGRDDHFGRNPDMLGAVSEAPFYVLDVVPLLGWSNGGPRRDGRSRVLDTRGEAIDGLYAAGEVSSTYSWCKDGGFHIADALAFGRVAGRDAAARATGVEPGGASR; this is translated from the coding sequence ATGGGCGTTGCAGGGTTCGACGAGGAATTCGATGTCGTCGTGGTGGGCTCCGGGGCCGCCGGGTCCGCGGCCGCACTCGCCGCGCAGCGGGCCGGTGCCGCCGTTCTCGTCGTGGAGAAGTGCGACGAGGACGTCGCGGGCGGCAACACCCGGGTCTCCGGCGGCGGCTGGTGGGTCAACGCCGACCCGCAGCGGGCCCGGACCTTCCTGCGCTCGCTGTGCGGCCCGTTCCCGCTGCCCGACGATGTCGTCGACGCCTGGGCGGACGAGACCGCCGCGAACTCGCAGTGGATGAAGGAACTCGGCGCCGACGTCGCACTGAGCGCCGAGTACCACACCGAACCCGAATATCTGGGGGAGGAGGGCAGCGACTGCTACGCCGGGATGGACGCGATCGGCGGGCGGCTCGGCAACTCGCTGCTCTTCGACTTCCTGCGAAAGGCAGTGGCCGAGAGCGGGATCGAGATCCGCTACGCCACCCCGGCCGGTGAACTGATCACGGACGACGGCATCGTGACGGGCGTCGTCGTGGGCAGTGGGTCCGGCAGTCGGCGGATCGCGGCCCGCGGCGGCGTGGTGCTCGCCACCGGCGGTTTCGCCGGAAATCCGCAGATGGTGCACGACTACCTCCGGGTCCACGATCACGTGCTGTGGGGGTCCCCGGCGTCCACCGGCGACGGACACCACCTCGCGCAGTCGGTGGGTGCGGACCTGTGGCACATGGACAACATGGCCACCATCACCGGTGTCCGCGGCGACGACGGCAGCGGCCACTACCTCGCGCTGTGGGGTGCACACAACTACCTGTTCGTCTCCGAGGAGGGTCGCCGCTTCGTCGACGAGTCGGCCGTGGCCTACCCCAACCACGGGCACATCCGGCGCGACGGAGCCTGGGAACTGTTCCCGCTGCGCCCGTTCCGGCTCGTCTTCGACGAGCGGATGCGGACCGCCGGGCCGCTCAGCCCTACCGCCGACGTGCTCCCGGTCGGCTGGAACCTGCTGATGAACGGCTCCCGCTGGAGCGCGGACAACAGCGCCGAGATCGACAGGGGCTGGATCCGGCGGGCGGAGTCGATCGCCGAGCTCGCGCAGATCATGGACATCGACCCGGCGACGCTGGAACGCACCGTCACGCTCTACAACGAGGCGTGCGCCGCGGGCCGCGACGACCACTTCGGCCGCAACCCCGACATGCTCGGCGCGGTGTCCGAGGCGCCGTTCTACGTCCTCGACGTGGTGCCCCTGCTGGGGTGGAGCAACGGCGGCCCGCGCCGGGACGGGCGCTCGCGTGTCCTGGACACCCGGGGCGAGGCGATCGACGGCCTGTACGCCGCCGGCGAGGTGAGCTCGACCTACAGTTGGTGCAAGGACGGCGGATTCCACATCGCCGATGCGCTCGCGTTCGGTCGGGTCGCCGGTCGGGACGCGGCCGCACGGGCCACCGGTGTCGAGCCCGGCGGTGCCAGCCGATAG
- a CDS encoding restriction endonuclease, with protein MQESQRGDDAGPAGALAQLPPYTDLLWPTLQALIALGGSASNNELDGAVVEREGWSPAVQAILHGAGPGTEVEYRLAWARTYLKGMGLIENSRRAVWAVTKTGREVTEREIRPLLVAFTADKRRQRLERKADVPDPQSVPLPDDGVPAVEPYDEGIVDPDWKTDLIESILRMSPGGFERLIQRLLREAGFSTATITGRGVDGGVDGIGMCQISLLSFPVAFACKRINGSVGVGAVRDLRGAMAGRGEKGLLITTGTFTSEARAESRRDGAPPVDLIDGERLCGLLKEHALGVRTTTRVVEDVTVQPDFFTGLESS; from the coding sequence GTGCAGGAGTCTCAGCGTGGGGACGACGCCGGTCCGGCCGGTGCGCTCGCCCAGCTCCCTCCCTACACGGATTTGCTGTGGCCGACGCTGCAGGCGCTCATCGCACTCGGGGGGTCGGCGTCCAACAACGAACTCGACGGCGCCGTCGTCGAACGGGAGGGCTGGTCGCCGGCCGTGCAGGCGATCCTGCACGGAGCCGGCCCCGGAACCGAGGTCGAGTATCGATTGGCTTGGGCCCGAACATATCTCAAGGGCATGGGGCTGATCGAGAACAGTCGCCGGGCGGTGTGGGCCGTCACGAAGACGGGGCGTGAGGTCACCGAGCGCGAGATCCGCCCCCTGCTCGTGGCGTTCACCGCCGACAAGCGTCGGCAGCGTCTCGAACGCAAGGCCGATGTTCCTGACCCGCAGTCGGTTCCGCTTCCCGACGACGGCGTGCCCGCGGTCGAGCCGTACGACGAGGGCATCGTCGACCCGGACTGGAAGACCGATCTGATCGAGTCGATCCTGCGCATGTCGCCCGGCGGTTTCGAACGACTGATCCAGCGACTGCTGCGCGAGGCCGGATTCTCCACCGCCACGATCACCGGCCGCGGTGTCGACGGCGGTGTCGACGGCATCGGCATGTGCCAGATCTCGCTGCTGAGCTTCCCGGTCGCGTTCGCGTGCAAGCGGATCAACGGCAGTGTCGGCGTCGGCGCGGTACGGGACCTGCGCGGAGCCATGGCCGGCCGCGGCGAGAAGGGGCTGCTCATCACCACCGGCACGTTCACGAGCGAGGCCCGCGCCGAATCCCGCCGCGACGGTGCACCCCCCGTCGACCTCATCGACGGGGAGCGCCTGTGTGGACTCCTCAAGGAACACGCCCTCGGCGTACGCACCACGACCCGTGTCGTCGAGGACGTCACCGTGCAGCCGGATTTCTTCACCGGACTCGAATCGTCCTGA
- a CDS encoding DUF1906 domain-containing protein, which translates to MQVSRRGLFRIAAAGTAAAGLAAVTGPSIANAGPATLVDFSAGVPSPLSIRAAGHVGAIRYVSDRRPDAAWMLGKPMQFTEAAAMAATGLQIVSCYQLGKGETSDWRGGYDAGIRHARRGLELHRAAGGPDNCPIYASIDDNPSGWELNNLITPYLRGWEDVIGHANVGVYGNSPTIDHCLRTGVGSWFWQHNWGTPAGYVHPAAHLHQFEIDKRTIDGIGVDVNSILKPNYGQWSTSRPFFLS; encoded by the coding sequence GTGCAGGTTTCCAGACGAGGATTGTTCCGAATCGCCGCCGCAGGCACCGCCGCTGCGGGTCTGGCCGCCGTCACCGGACCGTCGATCGCGAACGCCGGCCCGGCCACTCTCGTCGACTTCTCGGCCGGGGTGCCGTCGCCGCTGTCGATCCGTGCCGCCGGGCACGTCGGCGCCATCCGATACGTCTCCGACCGTCGCCCCGACGCCGCATGGATGTTGGGCAAGCCGATGCAGTTCACGGAGGCCGCCGCGATGGCCGCGACCGGGCTGCAGATCGTGTCGTGCTACCAGCTCGGCAAGGGCGAGACGTCGGACTGGCGGGGCGGATACGACGCCGGTATCCGGCACGCCCGCCGCGGACTCGAACTGCACCGCGCCGCCGGTGGTCCCGACAACTGCCCCATCTATGCGTCCATCGACGACAATCCGTCGGGCTGGGAGCTGAACAATCTGATCACCCCGTACCTGCGCGGGTGGGAGGACGTGATCGGACACGCGAACGTCGGTGTCTACGGCAACTCGCCGACCATCGACCACTGTCTGCGGACCGGCGTCGGATCCTGGTTCTGGCAGCACAATTGGGGCACCCCCGCCGGGTACGTACACCCGGCCGCGCACCTGCACCAGTTCGAGATCGACAAGCGCACGATCGACGGTATCGGCGTCGACGTCAACTCGATCCTGAAGCCGAACTACGGCCAGTGGTCGACGAGCAGACCATTCTTCCTGTCCTGA
- a CDS encoding nuclear transport factor 2 family protein encodes MAWTRDELEAAFENYQKTVVQATQTGDWNVFADQFTEDATYNEHAFGQFSGREAIRRWVTRTMTAFPGNRMPEFPVSWYVIDEERGWVVCEVQNPMEDPGDGTEHGAANITILHYAGDNLWSHEEDAYNPMNFLSMAKKWCTHADASGNLPDDARAWMAKMANLPG; translated from the coding sequence ATGGCGTGGACCCGCGACGAACTCGAGGCCGCCTTCGAGAACTACCAGAAGACCGTGGTACAGGCGACGCAGACCGGCGACTGGAACGTCTTCGCCGACCAGTTCACCGAGGACGCCACCTACAACGAGCACGCGTTCGGCCAGTTCTCGGGGCGCGAGGCGATCCGGCGCTGGGTGACGCGCACGATGACGGCGTTCCCCGGCAACCGGATGCCGGAATTCCCGGTCTCCTGGTACGTGATCGACGAGGAACGCGGCTGGGTGGTGTGCGAGGTACAGAATCCGATGGAGGATCCCGGGGACGGCACCGAACACGGTGCCGCGAACATCACGATCCTCCACTATGCGGGCGACAATCTGTGGTCGCACGAGGAGGACGCCTACAACCCGATGAACTTCCTGTCGATGGCGAAGAAGTGGTGCACGCACGCCGACGCGTCCGGGAATCTGCCCGACGATGCACGGGCGTGGATGGCGAAGATGGCGAACCTCCCGGGCTGA
- a CDS encoding MFS transporter: MTSSVASPDAPGATPPTERRSGRVIVATLGLCGIVVALMQTLVVPVIPELPHLLSTTPSDASWAVTATLLAAAVVTPISGRLGDMYGKKRILIASLLLVVVGSVVCAFANSLIPLVVGRALQGAAVGVIPLGISILRDELEPKKVAGAMAVVSATLGVGGAVGFPVAAAVAEVADWHVLFWMAAGLGLVCTVIAVRVIPESPVRNPGRFDAVGAVGLSAALVLLLLPITKGGTWGWSDPLTLGLLAASAVVFLAWGVLQLRTSRPLVDLRVSARPHVLFTNLASIAIGFSMYGNSLTLPQLLMAPESTGYGLGLSMVATGLTLAPGGLVMMALSPVSAKISAWRGPRFTLMVGAVVVAAGYTFVYFFSSTVWQIMIGSMIIGAGVGLSYSAMPALIIGAVPLSETAAANGLNALMRSIGTSTAAAVVSVVLAGMTVTLGTATIPSLDAFRATFVIAVVAAVVSLVFAALIPSPKRRARS; encoded by the coding sequence TTGACCTCATCCGTCGCGTCGCCGGACGCGCCCGGGGCGACACCGCCGACCGAACGCCGCTCCGGCAGGGTCATCGTCGCCACACTCGGGTTGTGCGGCATCGTCGTCGCGCTCATGCAGACCCTCGTGGTCCCGGTCATCCCGGAACTACCCCACCTGCTGTCCACCACACCTTCCGACGCGTCGTGGGCCGTCACCGCCACCCTGCTCGCGGCCGCGGTGGTCACTCCGATCAGTGGCCGGCTCGGCGACATGTACGGCAAGAAGCGGATCCTGATCGCGAGCCTGCTGCTCGTCGTCGTCGGTTCCGTGGTGTGCGCGTTCGCGAACTCGTTGATTCCTCTCGTCGTCGGACGCGCCCTGCAGGGCGCGGCGGTCGGCGTCATCCCGCTCGGCATCAGCATTCTGCGCGACGAACTCGAGCCGAAGAAGGTCGCCGGGGCGATGGCCGTCGTGAGCGCGACCCTCGGTGTCGGCGGTGCGGTCGGGTTCCCCGTCGCGGCGGCGGTCGCCGAGGTCGCGGACTGGCACGTCCTGTTCTGGATGGCGGCCGGTCTCGGCCTGGTGTGCACCGTGATCGCGGTGCGCGTCATCCCCGAGTCACCGGTACGCAACCCCGGCCGATTCGATGCCGTCGGCGCTGTCGGTCTCAGTGCCGCGCTCGTCCTGCTGCTGCTTCCCATCACGAAGGGCGGCACGTGGGGCTGGAGCGATCCCCTGACACTCGGACTGCTGGCCGCGTCCGCCGTGGTGTTCCTCGCGTGGGGCGTGCTACAGCTGCGCACGTCGCGTCCACTGGTCGACCTGCGGGTGTCGGCACGGCCGCACGTACTGTTCACGAACCTGGCGTCGATCGCCATCGGGTTCAGCATGTACGGCAACTCGCTGACACTCCCCCAACTCCTGATGGCACCCGAGTCCACCGGCTACGGCCTGGGCCTGTCGATGGTCGCGACCGGTCTCACCCTCGCCCCCGGCGGACTGGTGATGATGGCGCTCTCGCCGGTGTCGGCGAAGATCTCGGCGTGGCGCGGACCGCGTTTCACCCTCATGGTCGGCGCTGTCGTGGTCGCTGCGGGCTACACGTTCGTGTACTTCTTCTCGTCCACGGTGTGGCAGATCATGATCGGTTCGATGATCATCGGCGCCGGTGTGGGGTTGAGCTACTCGGCGATGCCGGCCCTCATCATCGGGGCCGTGCCGCTGTCCGAGACGGCGGCCGCCAACGGACTCAACGCCCTGATGCGCTCGATCGGCACCTCGACGGCTGCGGCGGTCGTGAGCGTCGTGCTCGCCGGGATGACGGTGACGCTCGGTACGGCCACGATCCCGTCGCTGGACGCGTTCCGGGCGACGTTCGTGATCGCGGTCGTCGCCGCGGTGGTCTCCCTGGTCTTCGCGGCACTGATCCCGTCGCCGAAGCGTCGCGCCCGTTCCTGA
- a CDS encoding MarR family winged helix-turn-helix transcriptional regulator, producing MPEDPRVTADIEFELTLMSRYHTMSRQRGGQKLERSAYLILGRLELEPPMSLKELSEEFRLDISTINRQVGALQRNGFVERLTDPAGGVARKIRPTAEGLRQLHEDRELNRHGVGSVLDRWSDADIRNLRDLLTRFNRDIEQIEGRLWPRPEERDD from the coding sequence GTGCCCGAAGACCCCCGTGTGACAGCGGACATCGAGTTCGAGCTGACCCTGATGTCGCGCTACCACACGATGTCGCGGCAACGCGGCGGCCAGAAACTCGAGCGGTCCGCCTACCTCATCCTGGGGCGGCTCGAACTCGAGCCGCCGATGAGCCTGAAGGAACTGTCCGAGGAGTTCCGGCTGGACATCTCGACCATCAACAGGCAGGTCGGGGCATTGCAGCGCAACGGGTTCGTCGAACGACTCACCGACCCGGCCGGTGGTGTCGCCCGCAAGATCCGGCCGACGGCCGAAGGCCTCCGGCAACTGCACGAGGACCGCGAACTCAACCGGCACGGAGTCGGCAGCGTCCTCGACCGATGGTCGGACGCCGACATCCGGAACCTGCGCGACCTGCTCACCCGCTTCAACCGGGACATCGAGCAGATCGAAGGACGACTCTGGCCGCGACCGGAGGAACGCGACGACTGA
- a CDS encoding mannosyltransferase, protein MVLAVSVLARLLWTVLTPNGLNFVDLHVYVDGSAALLRGDLYAFTYSDDTPDFPLPFTYPPFAALVFLPLHYLPFGLVGLLWQAGTVVALFFVVRISLELLLGDAARTRYWQSIAMLWTAVGVWSEPVRTTLDYGQVNVFLVLGAMLAVRSTRWWVSGGIVGVLAGIKLTPAVTGLYFLAQRRWRAAVFSAVAFAGTVAVSYVVIGAQARDYFTTKFGDADRIGPVGSAWNQSLRGALSRLAGHDVGTGPVWIVGVAIAAALVVLAWRALDREDRLGTLVLVQLLGLLVSPISWVHHWVWVLPMLIWLVHGPYRHLLGTRIVAASWLAVTVVGVPWVLHRLEGEAISRPGALAWAGTVNVAGALVVFGWVAYAGRRATARESAETTPARRSDVPAPDPRP, encoded by the coding sequence ATGGTGCTCGCGGTGTCGGTCCTGGCGCGACTGCTGTGGACGGTGCTGACCCCCAACGGCCTCAACTTCGTCGACCTGCACGTCTACGTCGACGGTTCGGCGGCCCTGCTGCGCGGCGACCTGTACGCGTTCACGTACTCCGACGACACCCCCGACTTCCCGCTGCCGTTCACCTATCCACCGTTCGCGGCCCTGGTGTTCCTGCCCCTGCACTACCTGCCGTTCGGTCTGGTGGGGCTGCTCTGGCAGGCCGGCACCGTCGTCGCACTGTTCTTCGTCGTCCGGATCAGTCTCGAACTGCTGCTCGGTGACGCCGCCCGCACCCGGTACTGGCAGTCGATCGCGATGCTGTGGACCGCCGTCGGCGTGTGGAGCGAACCGGTGCGGACGACCCTCGACTACGGGCAGGTCAACGTCTTCCTCGTGCTCGGTGCGATGCTCGCGGTCCGCAGCACCCGCTGGTGGGTGTCCGGCGGCATCGTCGGCGTACTCGCCGGAATCAAACTGACCCCCGCCGTCACCGGCCTGTACTTCCTGGCGCAGCGCCGGTGGCGGGCCGCTGTGTTCTCGGCCGTCGCGTTCGCCGGCACCGTCGCCGTCAGCTACGTCGTGATCGGAGCCCAGGCCCGCGACTACTTCACCACCAAGTTCGGTGACGCCGACCGGATCGGCCCGGTCGGCTCGGCATGGAACCAGTCGCTGCGAGGCGCACTCAGCCGGCTCGCCGGCCACGATGTCGGCACCGGTCCGGTGTGGATCGTGGGCGTCGCGATCGCCGCCGCGCTCGTGGTCCTCGCGTGGCGCGCTCTCGACCGCGAGGACCGGCTCGGCACGCTCGTGCTCGTGCAACTTCTCGGACTGCTGGTGTCACCGATCTCGTGGGTGCACCACTGGGTGTGGGTGCTGCCCATGCTGATCTGGCTGGTGCACGGGCCGTACCGCCACCTGCTCGGTACCCGGATCGTGGCCGCGTCCTGGCTCGCGGTCACCGTCGTCGGGGTGCCGTGGGTGCTGCATCGTCTCGAAGGCGAAGCCATTTCCCGTCCCGGCGCACTCGCGTGGGCCGGGACTGTCAACGTGGCCGGGGCGCTCGTCGTGTTCGGGTGGGTCGCGTACGCCGGACGCCGTGCGACGGCTAGGGAGTCGGCGGAGACGACGCCAGCGCGTCGATCCGACGTGCCAGCTCCAGATCCGCGGCCGTGA
- a CDS encoding 4a-hydroxytetrahydrobiopterin dehydratase encodes MAELLSDPEIDSALTDLPAWRRDGATLVRTIESTSFPAAIVLVDRVAEAAESMNHHPDIDIRWRTVTYTLSTHSAGGITAADLELARRIDALASSPPTP; translated from the coding sequence ATGGCCGAGTTGTTGTCCGACCCCGAGATCGACTCCGCACTCACCGACCTCCCCGCGTGGCGCCGCGACGGCGCCACGCTCGTCCGCACGATCGAATCGACGAGCTTCCCCGCCGCGATCGTTCTCGTCGACCGGGTCGCGGAAGCCGCGGAGTCGATGAACCACCATCCCGACATCGACATCCGCTGGCGCACCGTGACGTACACCCTGTCGACGCATTCCGCGGGCGGGATCACGGCCGCGGATCTGGAGCTGGCACGTCGGATCGACGCGCTGGCGTCGTCTCCGCCGACTCCCTAG
- a CDS encoding (deoxy)nucleoside triphosphate pyrophosphohydrolase, whose product MSVEREVVAAAVIRDGRLLLAQRTRPPELAGLWELPGGKVEQGESPADAVRRELREELGVEVAPGERIGADVPLRDGLVLRAYRAELIDGVPRPLDHAALRWVDADELPSIALVGNDRGWVPDLVALLVG is encoded by the coding sequence ATGAGCGTCGAACGCGAGGTCGTCGCGGCCGCGGTGATCCGGGACGGCCGGCTGCTGCTCGCGCAGCGCACCCGGCCGCCGGAGCTGGCGGGCCTGTGGGAGCTGCCCGGAGGCAAGGTCGAACAGGGCGAGAGTCCCGCCGACGCGGTGCGCCGGGAACTGCGCGAGGAACTGGGCGTGGAGGTGGCACCGGGGGAGCGGATCGGGGCCGACGTGCCGCTGCGGGACGGGCTGGTGCTCCGGGCCTATCGGGCGGAGTTGATCGACGGTGTCCCCCGCCCACTCGACCACGCTGCGCTGCGCTGGGTGGACGCGGACGAACTGCCGTCGATCGCGCTCGTCGGCAACGATCGGGGCTGGGTGCCGGACCTGGTGGCGCTGCTCGTCGGTTGA